A window from Opitutia bacterium ISCC 52 encodes these proteins:
- a CDS encoding ribonuclease H, producing MPEMLLFTDGSVSTQRSVGYGAYLRVTNASLPLEVLQTQIKAKRFEPTSSTRLELQTLLWALNEVRENAESVLIHTDSQNILSLPNRRSRLEKNEFRSKKGSPLKNRELYQEFYQLIDHMDCQFVKVKGHLKRNEKDAIDHILSLVDKASRNALRNEFK from the coding sequence ATGCCTGAGATGCTCCTATTTACTGACGGAAGCGTAAGCACCCAGAGAAGTGTCGGATATGGAGCCTACCTCCGGGTGACGAATGCTTCACTTCCATTGGAAGTTCTCCAAACGCAAATAAAGGCCAAACGATTTGAACCCACCTCATCAACCAGACTCGAATTACAAACCCTCCTATGGGCACTTAACGAAGTCAGGGAGAATGCTGAGAGTGTGCTAATCCATACCGACTCCCAAAACATTCTGAGCCTACCTAATAGAAGGAGCCGCTTGGAGAAAAATGAATTCCGCTCGAAAAAAGGGAGCCCTTTAAAGAACCGTGAGCTCTATCAGGAGTTTTACCAATTGATCGATCACATGGACTGTCAGTTTGTAAAAGTTAAAGGCCATCTGAAGCGGAATGAAAAAGATGCTATCGACCACATCTTAAGCCTGGTCGATAAGGCTTCAAGAAATGCTCTTAGAAATGAGTTTAAATAG
- a CDS encoding 3'-5' exonuclease, whose amino-acid sequence MSLANSVVILDFETTGLSPNWGDCAIEVGAVRIQEGEVVDRFQKLMNPGWPISGFIEDYTGITNAMLAEAPSSSEVMHQFADFIGDDNVVAHNASFDKRFLDAELEKISRTYTGKFACSMMVARRIFQDAPNHKLGALVDYLHLQSEGTFHRALYDSEMTTKLWLAMLSEICERQCSRTVSFELVQRLMKTPKKSVQRLLQPAKV is encoded by the coding sequence ATGTCCCTGGCCAATTCAGTTGTCATTCTTGATTTCGAAACCACGGGCCTTTCTCCTAATTGGGGAGATTGTGCAATCGAGGTCGGAGCGGTACGTATCCAGGAGGGAGAAGTGGTCGACCGGTTTCAAAAGCTCATGAATCCAGGTTGGCCAATTAGCGGATTCATCGAAGATTACACGGGGATCACAAACGCTATGTTGGCAGAGGCCCCTTCGAGTTCTGAAGTGATGCATCAGTTCGCTGATTTTATAGGCGATGACAATGTGGTAGCCCATAATGCTTCCTTCGATAAGCGCTTCCTCGATGCCGAATTGGAAAAGATCTCCCGAACTTACACCGGGAAATTCGCTTGTTCAATGATGGTCGCTCGGCGGATCTTTCAGGACGCACCCAACCACAAGCTTGGCGCCCTGGTTGATTATTTGCATCTGCAAAGCGAAGGAACCTTTCACCGAGCGTTGTACGATTCCGAGATGACCACCAAGTTGTGGTTAGCCATGCTGAGCGAAATTTGCGAACGCCAGTGTAGCCGAACGGTGTCTTTCGAATTGGTTCAACGGCTCATGAAGACGCCTAAGAAATCAGTCCAGCGTTTGCTCCAACCTGCCAAGGTTTAA
- a CDS encoding PIN domain-containing protein gives MKPALKGIPAQGKLVADAWHAALAIEYDCEWYSTDSDFARFPGLKWKHPLSS, from the coding sequence ATGAAACCTGCACTTAAAGGAATCCCCGCCCAAGGTAAACTCGTTGCTGACGCCTGGCATGCAGCCTTGGCCATAGAATATGACTGCGAATGGTATTCGACAGATTCCGACTTCGCACGCTTTCCAGGATTGAAATGGAAGCATCCATTGTCTAGTTGA
- a CDS encoding UPF0158 family protein — MNDGFGDVSAYVSKSTGEVVYNDEPISDEPCPVEDIENNPDYIPIPTKHELDLGTQLVWQFVDKEIPALYPKVREIFSQKGAYGRFKDFLSYNGILEQWHEFETLQTRIALTEWCKENKIPLSLDNTSGE, encoded by the coding sequence ATGAATGATGGATTTGGCGACGTAAGCGCATACGTTTCAAAATCCACTGGGGAGGTAGTCTACAACGATGAGCCTATTTCAGACGAACCTTGTCCTGTTGAAGATATCGAAAACAATCCAGACTACATTCCCATACCTACTAAGCATGAACTAGATCTTGGGACCCAACTGGTCTGGCAATTTGTGGACAAAGAAATCCCTGCGCTTTATCCAAAAGTGCGAGAAATTTTCAGCCAAAAGGGAGCATATGGCAGATTCAAAGATTTCTTAAGTTACAACGGCATTCTCGAACAGTGGCACGAATTCGAAACCCTTCAAACTCGAATCGCCTTAACCGAGTGGTGCAAAGAGAATAAGATTCCACTCTCACTCGACAATACGAGCGGAGAGTAA
- a CDS encoding fatty acid desaturase, which translates to MKTSPTATKDPTDKNQTENWRAIVRKYQQPSLSKGLWQLANTGIPYLGLWVLMYYTRHISWPLTIALSFLAAMFLIRLFIIFHDCGHGSFFKSRKANQVTGFLIGIITFTPYRHWTWQHAVHHATSGNLDDRGSGDIWVMTVKEYLAAPRKARLLYQLSRNPIILFIIAPVGLFSIYQRFPDSKASKRERISVQLMNVAVVAYVVGMSLIFGFWSFFWIQLAIGFVAGGLGVWGFYVQHQFEDTYWRTEDEWDYETAALTGSSFYKLPAILNWFSGNIGYHHIHHLSSRIPNYNLQACHKAEPFFQQVPEITLRRSLQSLKLRLWDEDSKKLVGYEVLRKGKV; encoded by the coding sequence ATCAAGACTTCTCCCACTGCTACCAAAGACCCTACCGACAAGAACCAGACTGAGAACTGGCGTGCGATCGTGCGCAAATATCAGCAGCCATCCTTGTCAAAAGGACTTTGGCAATTGGCCAATACGGGGATTCCCTATCTCGGACTCTGGGTATTGATGTACTATACCCGTCACATCTCCTGGCCTCTGACGATCGCCCTCAGTTTCCTGGCTGCGATGTTTCTCATCCGTTTGTTCATCATTTTTCATGATTGCGGACACGGTTCATTTTTCAAATCCAGGAAAGCGAACCAAGTGACAGGATTCCTGATAGGGATCATTACCTTCACACCCTACCGCCATTGGACCTGGCAGCATGCTGTCCACCACGCAACGTCCGGCAATCTAGACGATCGCGGAAGCGGCGATATTTGGGTCATGACCGTGAAGGAATACCTGGCAGCACCACGAAAGGCCCGCCTTCTCTACCAGCTATCCCGCAACCCGATCATCCTATTTATTATTGCACCGGTTGGGCTATTCTCCATCTACCAACGGTTCCCGGATAGCAAAGCGAGTAAACGGGAACGCATATCGGTACAGCTGATGAATGTTGCTGTGGTAGCCTATGTAGTAGGTATGAGCCTGATATTCGGATTTTGGAGTTTCTTCTGGATCCAACTGGCCATTGGGTTTGTAGCTGGCGGCTTGGGAGTCTGGGGATTTTACGTACAGCATCAGTTTGAAGATACCTATTGGCGAACAGAAGATGAGTGGGATTATGAAACCGCAGCGTTGACGGGCAGTTCCTTTTACAAGTTGCCTGCTATATTGAACTGGTTTTCAGGCAATATCGGTTACCACCATATTCACCACCTCAGTTCAAGGATTCCGAACTACAACCTACAAGCCTGTCACAAAGCAGAACCGTTCTTTCAGCAGGTCCCCGAAATAACTTTAAGGAGAAGCCTGCAGTCTCTCAAACTTCGGTTGTGGGATGAAGATTCAAAGAAACTCGTGGGCTATGAAGTGCTGCGAAAAGGTAAGGTGTAA